The Lathyrus oleraceus cultivar Zhongwan6 chromosome 5, CAAS_Psat_ZW6_1.0, whole genome shotgun sequence genome includes the window ATAAACATGAAACTTGTGTCTTTTGCTTATAAATCCCATAGGAGTAATAGTTATTTGGTATGCAAGTAGTAGCTGCTATCATGGCTATCTATATAGCTTTTCACCTCATTAATAAAATACATTCCATACTTAATTTCTTTGCTCTCAATTTCATACTCCTCTCTCTCAATCTCTTCTTTCAGAAATCACCCATGACGTCATTGTTACAATCATTAAAATAGTGTTGTATcatgcatgagtttttttttttcCTATTAGATTAATAATTTCTACCAGGTCTTACTTGATTCAATAGTGATCCTAATTACTTAAGTGAAAACAAATTTATAAATATTACAACACCAACTTACTTGTGTACCATAAAACTAATATGTAACTATATCTAAATATAGTAAATTGGTGTAAAATCAAAGTGAGATTATATATTAGTAATAAGTAAACAAAAATGTTACCCTAATGATTTTGTGAGTAAAACTTGCGAGTCCTAAAATATAGAATCAAAGCCAAAAAAGTTCCAAAGCAACAAAAGGAACCCCAAATGATAAAAGTGTTGCTAAAACATTCCATTCCCATGCATTTTCCATCTCCATTTCCTTGGTTACGGTAGATAAGTGCAGCTGAATAACCAAATAAGAAAGATCCAATTGGAATATTAGCCACAACCACATTATGATTTACAGAGAAATTGTTAGTTCCAAAAAGTTCAGTTGTTGTGGAAATAGCAGTGGAAGTGATTGCTCCAGTTGAGACTCCAATCACGGCTGTGCTTATGTAAAGAGCAATGTCTGTTTTGTTGAGAAGTAACAAGAATGCACCTGCTGTTGGTGCCATTACTCCCACCATCAAGGCAGGTCTTGAAATTGTACGTTTTCCTCTGAAATATTAAATAAAGTTTTTTTTTAGATATATTAAATAACTGATGTATTTGATTTATATACAGATTAGATGTATTAATTAttcaaaatattataaaaaaattgcTTATAAAAAATTctattatatatattttttaatatatgTATATTGATTAACTAAGTTAGTAATTTTGAGACGTTAAAGTAAATAGTAACTATCATAAGAAATGAGAAGCTTTTATTTTTGTTGGTTTGCTTGTCTTCATCAATGTAGATCAACCAACATTTCCATCCTCATTATATCCATTAAATGAAAGCATAAATGCAATATTTTCGGTCGGTATTACATTTCACTATgttaaaaaaaatgttttaagaTTGTATTCTAGGGAAAAACATTATGTTTTTTGAGGCAACTACTTAATTTCTTCTATCTCACTCTTATTAAAAaaacttttatttttatttttattaattaattaatatatttgataaaataaatcgattattcaataaatattaaaaatatatatattagttactcaataaatttaaaatatattttctaaaatataattttttttcttcttataaTAGATATAGAAGTAAGTATAATTTAAGTTGAATAAAACATATTAACCGCAATTCTTTACTATATAAATATTTGACAAAACTATTAGTGTGAAAGAAATTTAAAACATGTAGAAGGCATAGAAATTGTTTCAAATTACCTGTAGAAGTAATCTAGAAGAGATGGAATGAGACGACCAAAGAATCCAAAAGAAGAAGACAAAGACACCAAATAGGAAGTAGCAGAACAACCTCTTGATTCTGCTATTTGTCCCAAATTGTTTAGAAATACTAAACCAATTGTTGCACCAAAAAAATACACAAAGAAATATAACCAGAAGTTCATTCTTTTCAACATTAACTTCACACCTATTTCTTCCATAACACAACCATCTTCAACTTCACAACTATCTTCACTCTCTTTCACATAACTCTCTTTATCAATATTCTCCTCCATGGTAAAATGGTAGATTCTTAGACTTTCTCTTTTTTTGTGCAATGATTCAACTAGTTCCTTGATCTTCACAGAAATTGGAAGTAAAAGAGGTAAGAGAAGAGATACTAGAATACCAATAAGGACACCAAGTGAGGAAATTTTGTTTGTGAAAATTTGCAAGCTGCTAATCACAGCATATATTCCGGTGGTAATTGTGATAACAAACATCAAAGCAAAAACAACACTAGAAtgctttgaatttttgacttCATTTTCTCTTACTATAGGAGCTAATATGAAGCAAACAACCATAGGTACTATAGAGTTCAATAAAAGAAAAGTTTTAGCTTTATTGTGTGAAGAAACAACATCAACAATGTTTGTATAAATCTTTGCACTTAATCCTTGATAACTAGTTGTTAATCCGACAGCGACTTGGCGATTAGATAGAAAGTTTCGTATGGCGACAACATAACAGACAGTGTTGATCCAACAAATGCTATTGCCAGCAAGAAATGTTAGGAAGAACACATGCCAATAGGATAGATAAGAAATTTGGTTGGTTATGAAGAGATATTGTAGACCATAACCGATTAGTCCGAGAAACGAACCGATGATGAGGACGAGCCAGAGAGGGAGGTAAATAGCAGCAAGGCCGGAAAACCAACCAAAAAGTTTGCCAGCATCAGATGCAAAAGCAAGGTTATTGAGTTCAACTTGTGAAATGGAGAGAAGTTGTTTTAGCTGGGAAGAATAAGCTGGGAAATTAGTGTTTGTTCCATTTATGACTTGGAGCCAAATGATGGCAACTAGGCTAAGCCATTGAAGAGTAGAAGAAGGCATTGTGAAGAAGAATGATGAGTAAAACTTGTAAGACATTAAGAGAGGTTATATGGTATGGTATGTGTGTGTGAGGGATTAAATGTTGATAAGAAAAAAGAATGGGCTAGATGATTAAGGTGTGCAACAAAGTCAAGAAATTAATATGGTGACACATGAAATTGAATAACGTGGCTGTACCTGTATGTGTAAAATGTTGTTCTGTATTATGGACAAAAAGTTATCTTTTAGATTTATTGGTTAAATGATGTAAATGCTTTATATATTAACTAAAAGATACATCAGATATTCGATACATTATTCAATAAATTTGAAAACTAAACTTTTATTTATAATAGTGATAGAAGAGTGTATAATATTATGTATGGTGAAGATCAGGGAATCAATGTTATAATGAATGCATTTATGGATGAAATTTTCAACTTTAAATCTTGAGTGGGTTATAGTAGCACTAACTTAGCTTAAACCCAATTAAATAATACTATACTAGTAATTATTGAAATAGAAATTAAATATTAGAGGTGTTCTCATATAAAATTAATTAGTAGAGTTTGGATTGATAACTTGATGACGATGTTGATCAAATCTCCTAATGAGCTCTGGTGTGACTAATGCATTGATCTTTTAGTCCAATATAGAGAGGGGGatatttgcaaatattttgaTGCTTAATTTAATAGCAATTAAACATGGACGGTATTTTTTGATTTAACAAGTGTGTAATTGAATTTGAAATTTATGTGAGGCTTTCATAGTAAGGTCATAGTGTTCTAAAAAAACCTAGAACCTTTTTGTTTTCTACATCTATCAAGTGATTCAACGG containing:
- the LOC127084440 gene encoding protein NUCLEAR FUSION DEFECTIVE 4; the protein is MSYKFYSSFFFTMPSSTLQWLSLVAIIWLQVINGTNTNFPAYSSQLKQLLSISQVELNNLAFASDAGKLFGWFSGLAAIYLPLWLVLIIGSFLGLIGYGLQYLFITNQISYLSYWHVFFLTFLAGNSICWINTVCYVVAIRNFLSNRQVAVGLTTSYQGLSAKIYTNIVDVVSSHNKAKTFLLLNSIVPMVVCFILAPIVRENEVKNSKHSSVVFALMFVITITTGIYAVISSLQIFTNKISSLGVLIGILVSLLLPLLLPISVKIKELVESLHKKRESLRIYHFTMEENIDKESYVKESEDSCEVEDGCVMEEIGVKLMLKRMNFWLYFFVYFFGATIGLVFLNNLGQIAESRGCSATSYLVSLSSSFGFFGRLIPSLLDYFYRGKRTISRPALMVGVMAPTAGAFLLLLNKTDIALYISTAVIGVSTGAITSTAISTTTELFGTNNFSVNHNVVVANIPIGSFLFGYSAALIYRNQGNGDGKCMGMECFSNTFIIWGSFCCFGTFLALILYFRTRKFYSQNH